One region of Chryseobacterium muglaense genomic DNA includes:
- a CDS encoding DUF3575 domain-containing protein, whose amino-acid sequence MKKNFLLFIVLFAFCSIKAQAQSETDANSYQKNNEIKLNIISPLLDAFEIGYERFLNKNSSLGISAFKVYEHSSNDDMNYYVSPYYRYYFGKKYASGFFAEGFGMFTSIDGKKIYSADKITFTEGKDVYDLALGAGFGWKLVTKKGLVFEANAAYGKLVFNAGKTDHDQVIKLGLSVGYRF is encoded by the coding sequence ATGAAGAAAAACTTTTTATTGTTCATCGTTTTATTTGCTTTTTGCTCTATTAAGGCTCAAGCCCAAAGTGAAACTGATGCCAATTCTTATCAGAAAAACAATGAAATTAAGCTGAATATAATTTCTCCTTTATTGGATGCTTTTGAAATAGGTTATGAACGGTTTCTAAACAAAAATTCATCGCTGGGGATTTCTGCATTTAAGGTATATGAGCATTCATCAAATGATGATATGAATTATTATGTTTCTCCCTATTACAGATATTATTTTGGAAAAAAATATGCTTCCGGTTTTTTTGCCGAAGGATTTGGAATGTTTACTTCCATTGACGGAAAAAAAATATACTCAGCAGACAAAATTACATTCACTGAAGGTAAGGATGTTTATGACCTCGCATTAGGTGCTGGTTTTGGTTGGAAGCTGGTTACCAAAAAAGGACTTGTCTTTGAAGCCAATGCCGCTTACGGAAAACTTGTATTCAATGCAGGCAAAACAGATCATGATCAAGTGATCAAGCTTGGATTAAGTGTTGGTTACCGATTTTAA